The following are encoded in a window of Candidatus Bathyarchaeia archaeon genomic DNA:
- a CDS encoding AMP phosphorylase yields the protein MNFKVKRIGLESGGKPIVVLNREDAESMGVRSLGRVKLSYNLRERVAIVNTATELLSRGEIFLYEEVYKYLGAPDGGLIEVEPVGFPRSTEYIRNKLRGRQLDSNEIREIVKDVVNGALSEVEITSFVIALAKEGLDLDEAVSLTNAMVETGDTLVLDKEVIVDKHSIGGVPGDKTTLLVVPIVAAAGLCIPKSSSRAITSAAGSAERAETLMNVELSVDEMRRVVEKTNGCIVWGGAIHLAPADDIFVQVEYPLSIDPLLLPSIMSKKKAVGANHLVIDIPTGRGTKIKTIGDASLLSKDFIELGKRLNIRTQCAITYGEQPIGHAVGPALEAKEALEVLSRRKVVPDLIDKATHLAGILFEMCGLEAGQKRATEILASGMAEKKLREIIAEQGGNSNVKPEDIAIGSHHTNVLSSNGGYVLWIDTAKLVEVARVAGSPRDKGAGIILNKKLGSRVKQGESLFTIYAESSVKLQRAEKMLEGLKIVAVGDKMEMLLDKIEDRPRHEKTFILER from the coding sequence TTGAACTTCAAGGTTAAGCGTATCGGGTTAGAGTCGGGGGGGAAGCCGATAGTTGTGTTGAACCGTGAGGACGCGGAAAGCATGGGTGTGAGAAGTCTAGGCAGAGTTAAACTGAGTTATAATCTGAGGGAGCGGGTGGCCATAGTCAACACCGCCACAGAGCTTCTCTCAAGGGGGGAGATATTCCTCTACGAGGAGGTGTATAAATATCTAGGGGCACCTGATGGTGGTCTAATAGAGGTGGAACCAGTAGGCTTCCCAAGATCTACTGAATACATTAGAAATAAGCTGAGGGGTAGGCAGTTAGATTCTAACGAGATAAGAGAGATCGTCAAGGATGTTGTGAATGGCGCCCTAAGCGAGGTTGAGATAACCTCCTTCGTAATAGCCTTGGCGAAAGAAGGTTTAGACCTGGATGAGGCTGTGAGCCTGACTAACGCCATGGTTGAGACTGGAGATACGCTGGTACTTGACAAAGAAGTTATAGTAGATAAACACTCCATCGGCGGAGTTCCCGGCGACAAAACCACGCTGTTGGTTGTTCCAATAGTGGCAGCCGCTGGGTTGTGCATACCAAAGAGTTCTTCACGAGCTATAACTTCTGCAGCTGGAAGCGCGGAGAGAGCTGAAACCCTGATGAATGTTGAGTTGAGCGTTGACGAGATGAGGAGGGTTGTGGAGAAGACTAATGGATGCATTGTTTGGGGGGGCGCTATACACCTAGCCCCTGCAGATGACATCTTCGTTCAGGTGGAGTATCCTCTATCCATAGATCCACTCCTGCTTCCTTCAATCATGAGCAAGAAGAAGGCTGTGGGTGCGAACCACCTCGTCATAGATATACCGACTGGAAGAGGAACTAAGATCAAGACTATAGGGGACGCTAGCCTACTTTCAAAGGATTTCATAGAGTTAGGCAAGAGGCTAAATATAAGGACGCAGTGTGCCATCACGTATGGGGAGCAACCCATAGGGCACGCTGTAGGCCCAGCGCTAGAAGCCAAGGAAGCTCTTGAAGTTTTGTCGCGTAGAAAGGTTGTACCAGACCTTATCGATAAGGCAACTCACCTGGCGGGGATACTGTTTGAGATGTGTGGTCTTGAAGCTGGGCAGAAGAGAGCGACCGAGATCTTAGCTTCTGGTATGGCGGAGAAGAAGTTAAGGGAGATAATAGCGGAGCAGGGTGGGAACTCGAACGTGAAGCCTGAAGACATAGCCATAGGCAGCCACCACACTAACGTACTTTCAAGCAATGGAGGTTACGTGTTATGGATTGATACCGCAAAACTGGTCGAGGTTGCGAGGGTCGCTGGCTCTCCGAGGGATAAAGGTGCAGGAATAATCCTAAATAAGAAGCTAGGAAGTAGAGTGAAGCAAGGGGAGTCTCTGTTCACCATATACGCTGAGAGCTCTGTGAAGCTTCAAAGGGCGGAGAAGATGCTAGAAGGCTTGAAAATAGTTGCGGTTGGGGATAAGATGGAGATGCTCCTCGATAAGATTGAGGATAGGCCCCGTCATGAGAAGACTTTCATTCTCGAAAGGTAA
- a CDS encoding ribose 1,5-bisphosphate isomerase → METLYHPEALSIAEDIKNMKIRGAGRVARAAVKALLFTARHSKATNTDSLIKELESTAKMLMETRPTAVSLPNGLRYVLKRVSDAKGYAESTDAIRKITSNAALQFIAESKRAVERIGEIGARRIGNGDTILTHCNSEAAISIIATAWRQGKDIRVFATETRPRLQGRTTVRRLGREGIPTTLIIDSAARHFMNKVDKVVVGSDAVAANGAVVNKIGTSMIALAAKEARTPFYVAAETYKFSPATTLGELIRIEERDASEVIPKGTLQSLKNVTVRNPSFDVTPPQYIDLIITEKGVIPPQYAISVIQQEFGWALFEEGERPITPEDE, encoded by the coding sequence ATGGAAACACTTTATCACCCGGAGGCATTAAGTATCGCGGAAGATATTAAAAACATGAAAATTAGGGGCGCGGGGAGAGTTGCGAGAGCAGCTGTGAAGGCGTTGCTTTTTACAGCGCGCCACTCTAAGGCCACAAACACCGACTCCCTCATAAAAGAACTTGAATCAACCGCGAAAATGCTGATGGAAACCAGGCCCACCGCGGTAAGTCTGCCAAATGGACTCAGATACGTTTTGAAGCGAGTCTCCGACGCTAAGGGTTACGCGGAGAGTACGGACGCAATTAGAAAGATAACTAGTAACGCTGCTTTACAGTTCATCGCCGAGTCGAAGCGGGCTGTAGAGAGAATCGGGGAGATCGGAGCTAGAAGAATAGGTAACGGCGATACAATATTGACCCACTGCAACTCTGAGGCCGCAATATCTATAATAGCTACAGCTTGGAGGCAAGGTAAAGATATACGTGTCTTTGCAACTGAAACTAGACCCAGGTTGCAAGGGAGAACTACCGTGAGAAGATTGGGCAGGGAGGGGATTCCAACCACACTTATAATAGACAGTGCTGCCAGACATTTCATGAACAAAGTGGACAAAGTTGTTGTAGGATCTGATGCTGTAGCAGCAAATGGGGCTGTAGTAAACAAGATAGGCACTAGCATGATCGCCCTCGCGGCTAAGGAGGCACGGACACCTTTCTACGTAGCCGCTGAGACCTATAAGTTCAGCCCAGCCACCACGCTCGGGGAACTTATTAGGATAGAGGAGAGGGACGCTTCAGAGGTCATTCCAAAAGGCACCTTGCAAAGTTTAAAGAATGTAACGGTGAGGAACCCTTCCTTCGACGTGACACCCCCCCAGTACATTGATCTCATAATAACCGAGAAGGGCGTAATACCTCCTCAGTATGCCATATCCGTGATACAACAAGAGTTCGGATGGGCGCTCTTTGAAGAAGGTGAACGCCCAATAACCCCGGAAGACGAGTAA
- the rbcL gene encoding type III ribulose-bisphosphate carboxylase produces MKPVGYIDFVDLKYIPAASDLICKFYVEPQGLSLEEAAGGVAAESSVGTWTELGTMREYAWKLHATVFEIKGNHVTIAYPAELFEKSNMPNILSSIAGNVFGLAALKNLRLVDIQIPRELVKSFKGPRYGIEGIRRILKVPKRPLVGTIIKPKLGLNPGDHAEVAYEAWSGGCDIVKDDENLASQRFNRFATRLRETLRRRDRAEKETGERKMYLVNITAETEEMLRRAQLVKDSGGEYVMIDILTCGFASVQTLRDMNLGLVLHGHRAGHAAFTRNPKHGISMRVISRIGRIIGLDQLHVGAAVGKMSEERDEVLENVQALKGELYGLKRVLPVASGGLHPRLVPSLVEIFGNDVVIQAGGGIHGHKDGTYAGARAMRQAIDATVEGITLAEYANSHGELRAALNTWPA; encoded by the coding sequence GTGAAACCAGTGGGATACATTGATTTTGTAGATTTGAAGTATATCCCTGCAGCCAGTGATCTGATATGTAAGTTTTACGTTGAACCTCAAGGATTAAGCCTCGAGGAAGCGGCAGGTGGGGTCGCGGCTGAGAGTTCTGTCGGGACATGGACAGAACTTGGAACTATGAGAGAATATGCTTGGAAACTACACGCTACAGTCTTCGAGATCAAAGGCAACCATGTGACGATAGCCTACCCAGCAGAACTTTTCGAGAAAAGTAACATGCCTAACATACTTAGCAGTATAGCGGGGAACGTCTTCGGACTTGCCGCCTTAAAGAATCTGAGGCTAGTCGACATTCAGATCCCGAGAGAGCTGGTTAAGAGCTTTAAAGGGCCAAGATACGGGATTGAAGGAATACGGAGAATCCTTAAAGTGCCTAAGAGACCGCTTGTGGGAACTATTATCAAACCAAAGTTGGGTTTAAACCCCGGCGACCACGCCGAGGTTGCTTACGAAGCCTGGTCTGGCGGCTGCGACATTGTAAAGGATGATGAGAACTTGGCCAGTCAACGCTTTAACAGGTTTGCAACGCGACTGCGTGAGACACTTAGGAGGAGGGATCGTGCTGAGAAGGAGACCGGAGAGAGGAAGATGTACCTTGTCAACATCACAGCAGAAACTGAGGAGATGCTGAGGAGGGCCCAGCTTGTTAAGGATAGCGGTGGCGAATATGTGATGATAGACATATTGACCTGCGGTTTCGCCAGCGTTCAGACTCTGAGGGATATGAATCTAGGGCTGGTTCTCCACGGCCACAGGGCGGGGCACGCCGCCTTCACGAGGAACCCAAAGCACGGGATATCGATGAGGGTCATCTCACGCATTGGAAGAATCATCGGGCTCGATCAGCTCCATGTAGGAGCAGCCGTGGGCAAGATGTCGGAGGAGAGAGATGAAGTTCTTGAGAACGTTCAGGCGCTAAAGGGGGAGTTATACGGCCTTAAAAGAGTTCTTCCCGTGGCTTCAGGTGGGCTCCACCCCCGCCTCGTCCCCTCCCTCGTGGAGATCTTCGGGAATGATGTTGTGATCCAAGCTGGAGGCGGGATCCACGGTCATAAAGATGGAACCTACGCCGGAGCCAGAGCTATGAGACAGGCCATAGATGCTACAGTAGAAGGGATAACCCTCGCCGAGTATGCAAATAGCCATGGCGAACTGCGGGCGGCGTTGAATACTTGGCCGGCTTGA
- a CDS encoding 30S ribosomal protein S19e: protein MATPYEVPADKLIEMLSKHLAENVEAVNPPQWAAYVKTGAHAQRPPDADDWWYTRCASLLRKLYIHGPIGVSRLRLEYGGRRTGRASRPERFRRGGGAILRRALQQLELAGLVKTSKRGRSLTTEGKSLLEQVAGKIKIEMEKIMQAGG, encoded by the coding sequence GTGGCTACACCATACGAGGTGCCGGCTGACAAGCTGATTGAGATGCTTTCTAAACATCTAGCCGAGAATGTTGAGGCCGTAAATCCGCCGCAGTGGGCCGCCTACGTTAAGACTGGAGCCCACGCTCAACGCCCCCCGGATGCGGATGACTGGTGGTATACTAGGTGTGCTTCACTTCTGAGAAAACTATACATCCACGGGCCTATTGGTGTCTCGAGGTTGCGTTTAGAGTATGGAGGGAGGAGAACTGGTAGAGCATCAAGACCTGAGCGCTTCCGCCGAGGGGGAGGAGCTATTTTGAGGAGGGCTCTCCAACAGCTCGAGTTAGCCGGTCTCGTGAAGACTTCGAAGAGAGGGCGCTCACTTACCACTGAAGGTAAAAGTTTACTGGAGCAGGTTGCTGGGAAGATTAAGATCGAGATGGAGAAGATCATGCAGGCAGGAGGTTAA
- a CDS encoding DNA-binding protein, with protein MAEEELERLKQQRLIDLRRRIAEEEARARAEAEKQAALRVVLTAEARQRLANIRMVRPDFAEQLELQLIQLAQEGRLQIPVTDEKLRELLDKVSSRKREISIRRY; from the coding sequence ATGGCGGAAGAAGAACTTGAGCGGTTGAAGCAGCAGCGCCTCATCGATCTGAGGAGGAGGATAGCCGAGGAGGAAGCTAGAGCTAGAGCTGAAGCTGAAAAGCAGGCTGCTCTAAGGGTGGTTTTGACGGCGGAGGCTAGACAGCGTCTGGCGAACATAAGGATGGTGAGACCTGATTTTGCAGAGCAACTAGAGTTGCAGCTAATCCAGCTTGCTCAGGAAGGCAGGCTTCAAATTCCAGTTACAGATGAGAAGTTGAGGGAGCTTCTTGATAAGGTGAGCTCTCGAAAGAGGGAGATAAGCATTAGGAGATATTGA
- a CDS encoding 50S ribosomal protein L39e — MARYKTLSKKIKLAKEFKKANPVPAWIIAKTRGRVRRTPTRRHWRRVKIKI, encoded by the coding sequence GTGGCGAGATATAAGACGCTATCTAAGAAGATTAAGTTGGCCAAAGAGTTTAAGAAAGCAAATCCTGTCCCAGCTTGGATTATCGCCAAAACGAGGGGAAGAGTCCGCCGGACACCTACTAGGAGACATTGGCGAAGGGTCAAGATAAAGATCTGA
- a CDS encoding 50S ribosomal protein L31e, which produces MREGDQTMETGMEEKTEKVAEETTRSKKGEVKEVREAEPAKVKKDKAKEMEEEILEEKIYTIPLGRVWNIQQPYRTPKSIKLVRDYVKRHMKVDVVKLHDGLNRFMWRRGIEKPPRRVRVRATKDKEGNVTVYLAEGKESRAP; this is translated from the coding sequence ATGAGAGAGGGAGACCAAACAATGGAGACCGGTATGGAAGAGAAGACTGAAAAAGTAGCTGAGGAGACGACTCGTTCAAAGAAGGGGGAGGTTAAGGAGGTAAGGGAAGCCGAACCGGCTAAAGTAAAGAAGGATAAGGCTAAAGAGATGGAAGAGGAGATTCTCGAGGAGAAGATTTACACAATCCCTCTCGGGCGTGTATGGAACATCCAACAGCCCTATAGGACACCGAAGTCGATCAAACTTGTGAGAGATTACGTAAAGAGACATATGAAAGTTGACGTGGTAAAGCTCCACGACGGGTTGAATCGCTTCATGTGGCGGAGAGGAATAGAAAAACCGCCACGCCGAGTACGTGTAAGAGCCACGAAGGATAAGGAAGGAAATGTCACGGTATACCTGGCTGAGGGGAAGGAGTCGCGTGCCCCTTAA
- a CDS encoding ribonuclease P, with protein sequence MGLGERRDRRQLAEQTVEALFKLALEIYNQDPKLAQRYSEMARHVGMKCRVRIPRKWKLLICKKCKTFLLPNSNCRVRIQQRREPHLTITCLSCGNVKRMSLKPRRRLT encoded by the coding sequence TTGGGATTGGGCGAGAGAAGGGATCGTAGACAGTTGGCGGAGCAGACTGTAGAGGCGCTATTCAAGTTGGCTCTAGAAATCTATAACCAAGATCCTAAGCTTGCTCAACGTTACAGTGAGATGGCCCGCCATGTAGGGATGAAATGTAGGGTTAGAATTCCGAGGAAGTGGAAGCTTCTGATCTGTAAAAAATGTAAAACTTTCCTCCTACCTAACTCAAACTGCAGAGTCAGAATACAGCAGAGAAGGGAGCCCCACCTCACCATAACTTGCTTAAGCTGCGGCAACGTTAAACGGATGTCCTTGAAACCACGACGCAGGCTGACTTAA
- a CDS encoding 16S rRNA methyltransferase, producing the protein MLTLIIAESALEVIPEEIRGDPRILAYSKRAGKDPCRMLLDKSYHYAAMGRIDQKEKRGRPDIVHLTLLEALGSPLNLEGLLQTYVHTINDQTITINPKTRIPRNYNRFVGLMEQLFQTGKTPMRGDVLLELKKAELKSLIKSIGASYVYAFSRVGRPATVKEIGVLLRDRRNPAILVGGFPKGHLTPKTLEAANDCFCVDPSPLDAWVVVSRVISAYEEAIGLPERRLSRIRR; encoded by the coding sequence ATGTTAACCTTGATCATAGCAGAGTCTGCGTTAGAGGTTATCCCTGAAGAGATTAGGGGTGACCCTCGAATTCTAGCATACTCTAAGAGAGCCGGGAAGGATCCGTGCCGGATGTTGTTGGACAAGTCTTATCACTATGCGGCAATGGGACGCATCGACCAGAAAGAGAAGCGTGGTAGACCTGACATCGTCCACCTAACACTCTTAGAAGCGTTAGGCTCACCCCTCAACTTAGAGGGTCTACTCCAAACCTATGTTCACACTATTAACGATCAGACTATCACCATCAACCCAAAAACCAGAATCCCAAGAAACTATAACCGCTTTGTGGGGTTGATGGAGCAGCTCTTTCAGACCGGGAAAACTCCGATGAGAGGCGATGTGTTACTTGAACTTAAAAAGGCTGAGCTGAAGAGTTTGATCAAGTCGATCGGGGCCTCTTACGTATATGCCTTCAGCAGAGTTGGAAGGCCGGCCACTGTGAAAGAGATCGGGGTGCTCCTGAGAGATCGAAGGAACCCCGCAATTTTAGTCGGCGGTTTCCCGAAGGGCCATCTTACACCCAAAACATTGGAAGCAGCGAATGACTGTTTCTGCGTAGACCCTTCTCCATTAGACGCGTGGGTAGTAGTTTCAAGAGTCATATCAGCTTACGAAGAGGCAATAGGACTACCTGAACGGCGGCTGAGCAGGATTCGAAGGTAA
- a CDS encoding Nre family DNA repair protein — MPHIRELLQQRRIFSEEEFKGFEFLEGIEFIQPKVSICLLCKGGRMLCGKPFCPIAAKAKALAKLTPLIASEHIEGSSPPSVFVGHVGYPKVAFGPMMPPYFGDTEILDTPERWIGLSISEIIDYRFSLIRGKIRASVDDASKGGRILDKLQELAMGISPTEAEATFAKTPRRVLTLDDNSQPFGPSAPLRFFNVPNIKTDWRVEKVFSDGDLRASEAVVQLYKEGVAVTRIQRPFSLGMLGLRSSRKLVPTRWSITAIDSILSLHLIKEIKQYETINEYRVYTYTNLDNRFVVFLMPYTWRFEWIEAWFPGTTWNANGAAPAIMGDWEDWGGRRTYASVGGCYYSARLATAEKLSVERRQAAALLLREIHPGYVLPVGVWNVRESVRRALRAAPEKFDSLEAALAHATRHLAIPLKTWIANSTVLRQLLLQTRITEFLAPS, encoded by the coding sequence ATGCCACACATTAGAGAGCTCCTCCAGCAACGCAGAATTTTCTCCGAAGAGGAGTTTAAGGGGTTCGAGTTTCTAGAAGGTATTGAGTTCATACAGCCGAAAGTTTCCATCTGTCTCCTCTGTAAAGGGGGAAGGATGCTCTGCGGCAAGCCCTTCTGCCCAATAGCCGCCAAGGCTAAGGCGCTAGCCAAGCTAACTCCACTAATTGCCTCTGAACATATTGAAGGTTCATCTCCTCCAAGTGTCTTTGTAGGTCACGTAGGCTACCCTAAGGTCGCCTTCGGCCCTATGATGCCACCTTACTTCGGCGATACGGAGATTTTAGACACCCCAGAACGGTGGATAGGATTATCGATTAGCGAGATAATAGACTACCGTTTCTCTCTAATCAGAGGCAAGATCAGAGCTTCCGTAGATGACGCGAGCAAAGGAGGGCGAATCCTCGATAAGCTTCAAGAGTTAGCGATGGGTATCTCCCCCACGGAAGCTGAGGCCACCTTCGCCAAGACGCCTCGGCGAGTTTTAACTCTTGACGACAATTCGCAACCGTTCGGCCCTTCAGCCCCTCTCAGATTCTTCAACGTGCCAAATATCAAAACGGACTGGCGGGTTGAGAAGGTTTTCTCTGACGGCGATCTGAGGGCGTCTGAGGCGGTTGTCCAACTCTATAAGGAAGGCGTTGCGGTGACGAGGATCCAACGCCCCTTCAGCTTGGGGATGTTAGGGCTGAGGTCCAGTAGGAAGCTAGTGCCGACGAGGTGGAGCATAACAGCCATCGACAGTATTCTATCCCTCCACCTCATCAAGGAGATCAAACAATACGAGACGATCAACGAGTACAGGGTTTACACCTACACAAACCTCGACAACAGGTTCGTAGTCTTCCTTATGCCTTACACATGGCGCTTCGAGTGGATTGAGGCGTGGTTTCCAGGCACAACATGGAACGCCAACGGGGCTGCCCCAGCGATAATGGGCGACTGGGAAGATTGGGGAGGGCGAAGGACTTACGCTAGTGTAGGCGGCTGCTACTACTCCGCACGGTTAGCCACAGCCGAGAAGCTCAGCGTAGAGCGGAGGCAAGCAGCCGCCCTCCTGCTGAGGGAGATCCACCCCGGCTATGTTCTCCCTGTGGGTGTTTGGAACGTTAGGGAGAGTGTCCGGAGAGCCCTTAGAGCCGCCCCTGAGAAATTTGATAGCCTCGAGGCCGCGCTGGCTCACGCAACGAGGCATCTTGCCATACCCCTCAAAACTTGGATTGCTAATAGTACAGTCTTGAGGCAGCTGCTCCTCCAGACGCGGATCACCGAATTCCTTGCGCCGAGCTAG
- a CDS encoding MBL fold metallo-hydrolase → MRICDRIFFYPGSESDILSSNTYLINDKVLAVVDPGSISRLDTLLKHFREDRVNVEDLELIINTHSHFDHCGANFHLQRASRAKIAMHELEEKFLANSRSIALRFGDMMPTFKVDRRLRDGEKLVTGDLIFEVVHTPGHTPGGICLYEPSLKLLFSGDTIFPYGNIGRTDLPGGDPAQLAKSIRRLTGLDVRILAPGHMNIVTEAVNEQIEASLRNAELLL, encoded by the coding sequence GTGAGAATATGTGACCGAATATTTTTCTATCCTGGCTCCGAGTCTGACATCCTAAGCTCCAACACATACTTGATAAACGATAAGGTCTTAGCAGTTGTAGACCCCGGTAGCATAAGCCGGCTGGACACTCTACTCAAACACTTCAGGGAGGATAGAGTAAACGTTGAAGATCTAGAGCTGATAATCAACACGCACAGCCACTTCGACCACTGCGGAGCGAACTTCCACCTTCAGAGGGCCTCGAGAGCGAAAATAGCAATGCACGAATTGGAAGAGAAGTTTCTAGCTAATTCGCGGAGTATAGCGCTCAGGTTCGGAGACATGATGCCTACATTCAAGGTTGACCGACGCCTTCGGGATGGAGAAAAGCTCGTCACTGGAGACCTAATCTTTGAGGTAGTTCATACCCCAGGCCACACGCCTGGCGGTATTTGCCTCTACGAACCAAGCCTCAAGCTCCTTTTCTCAGGCGACACCATATTCCCTTACGGAAATATCGGAAGGACAGACCTCCCGGGAGGAGACCCCGCTCAGCTTGCAAAGTCGATAAGGCGACTCACCGGGTTAGATGTGAGGATACTTGCCCCAGGTCACATGAATATAGTTACTGAGGCTGTGAATGAGCAGATTGAAGCCTCCTTGAGAAACGCTGAACTGCTATTATGA
- a CDS encoding S-methyl-5-thioribose-1-phosphate isomerase yields MELRKVVTVFLEYNGLILILKRSGRVGTFKGKWAGVSGYIEGNEDPSSRALIEIQEEVGLNAREVHLAVKGKLLLVPDKEKNVLWVVYPYLFKADKPSITVNWENEEYRWIKPEEIDLYETVPMLRQALMRVKFDARLPPSPDVARKLWEIASDRKRGARQLAVEAAQTLRLAADACELGAPEECLRRLEETAERLRNLKPSMCSIANIIDLLCSRILRLKATSLASLKISVAREVEEAVKGLELSSKKAVREACRNIGDGYTVLTHSNSSMVIETFKQVASEGRRMRVVVSESRPLCEGREVAAELSTVGVPVTLITDAAVGHFITEADMVLVGADSVLADGSLVNKVGTYLIALAAKDKGIPFYAVCEFSKFDVRNYLGEEPILEERDPSDVLDSFPPSMTVRNLYFDITPPSLISGIITEDGVVEPASVPRYMEKLLQRHLLEP; encoded by the coding sequence TTGGAGCTGAGAAAAGTTGTAACAGTTTTCCTCGAATATAACGGGCTGATTTTAATTCTCAAACGGAGCGGTAGGGTTGGAACTTTCAAGGGCAAGTGGGCCGGGGTCAGCGGCTATATTGAGGGGAACGAAGACCCTTCGAGCAGGGCGCTAATAGAGATCCAAGAGGAGGTAGGTCTCAACGCTCGGGAAGTTCACCTAGCCGTTAAAGGTAAGCTCCTGCTAGTTCCCGACAAGGAGAAAAATGTTCTATGGGTTGTGTATCCCTATCTCTTCAAGGCTGACAAGCCAAGTATAACGGTAAACTGGGAGAACGAGGAATACCGGTGGATAAAACCGGAGGAGATAGACCTATACGAAACTGTGCCCATGCTCCGGCAGGCGCTTATGAGGGTTAAGTTTGACGCTAGACTTCCACCAAGCCCGGATGTCGCTAGGAAACTCTGGGAGATAGCATCTGATAGAAAGCGGGGTGCACGGCAACTTGCAGTGGAAGCCGCTCAGACTTTGAGGTTAGCTGCGGATGCATGCGAGCTGGGGGCTCCCGAGGAATGTTTGCGGCGCCTCGAGGAGACAGCTGAGAGGCTTAGAAACCTTAAACCCAGCATGTGTTCAATTGCTAACATTATAGATCTCCTGTGCTCCCGAATTTTAAGACTTAAAGCTACGAGTTTGGCTTCACTAAAAATCTCAGTTGCACGGGAGGTCGAGGAGGCGGTTAAAGGTTTAGAGCTGTCTTCGAAGAAGGCTGTGAGGGAAGCGTGTAGAAATATTGGCGACGGGTACACAGTGCTAACGCATAGCAACAGCTCGATGGTTATTGAGACATTCAAGCAGGTAGCCTCGGAAGGGAGAAGGATGAGAGTCGTAGTTTCAGAGTCAAGGCCGCTCTGCGAGGGAAGAGAGGTTGCAGCTGAGCTTTCAACGGTAGGGGTACCCGTAACGCTAATCACCGACGCAGCAGTTGGCCACTTCATTACTGAAGCTGACATGGTGTTAGTTGGTGCGGATAGCGTACTCGCCGATGGCTCACTAGTCAATAAGGTGGGAACTTATTTGATTGCGTTGGCCGCGAAGGATAAGGGTATCCCGTTCTATGCGGTTTGTGAGTTCTCCAAGTTCGATGTTAGAAACTATCTTGGCGAAGAACCTATACTCGAGGAGAGGGACCCATCAGATGTGCTGGATAGCTTCCCGCCAAGTATGACCGTCAGAAATTTGTATTTCGACATAACCCCACCTAGTCTGATCTCGGGCATAATAACAGAGGATGGGGTGGTTGAGCCTGCTAGTGTGCCGCGCTACATGGAGAAGCTACTTCAACGACATCTACTAGAGCCTTAG
- a CDS encoding NusA-like transcription termination signal-binding factor codes for MLISNKIKLTADEMRYIALFESVTGATSRDCLIDKNSNRIIFVTKPNEAGLAIGEGGSKVKALKRMTGRDIEIVEYAETPTEFIKNLFSPARIKEIRITEKLDGRKIAVVTVDPRDKGAAIGRGGEKAERGRYLVKRYYDIDNIIIT; via the coding sequence GTGTTGATATCAAATAAGATAAAGCTCACAGCTGACGAGATGCGTTACATTGCACTTTTCGAGAGTGTAACTGGAGCCACCTCCCGAGACTGTCTCATTGACAAGAATAGTAACAGAATTATCTTCGTGACTAAGCCTAATGAAGCGGGTTTAGCCATAGGGGAAGGGGGGTCAAAGGTGAAGGCGCTTAAGAGGATGACTGGGAGAGATATTGAGATAGTTGAGTATGCTGAGACCCCTACTGAGTTCATAAAGAATCTTTTCAGCCCGGCGAGGATAAAGGAGATTCGTATAACCGAGAAGCTCGATGGCAGGAAGATAGCTGTCGTCACGGTAGATCCTAGGGACAAGGGTGCAGCTATCGGCCGAGGTGGAGAGAAGGCTGAGAGAGGCAGATACCTTGTGAAAAGATACTACGACATAGACAACATAATCATAACCTGA
- a CDS encoding 50S ribosomal protein L30e yields the protein MSYMNKAILMALKAGKARFGCKQALEMLKSGKAKLVILASNCPEKVRAEVNMLAKLSNTPVFQYPSSSTDLGVACSRTHTVAAMALAEIGESETLMRLVKGVDIK from the coding sequence ATGTCATATATGAATAAAGCCATCTTGATGGCGTTAAAGGCGGGTAAGGCTAGGTTTGGCTGCAAACAGGCCTTGGAGATGCTGAAAAGTGGGAAGGCTAAACTTGTTATATTAGCTTCAAATTGTCCTGAGAAAGTTAGAGCTGAGGTAAACATGCTCGCGAAACTGTCGAATACGCCTGTATTTCAATATCCGAGTTCAAGCACCGATCTGGGGGTCGCATGTAGTAGAACTCATACGGTTGCAGCAATGGCTTTGGCGGAGATCGGGGAAAGTGAAACTCTCATGAGGTTGGTGAAGGGTGTTGATATCAAATAA